Proteins from a single region of Parambassis ranga chromosome 18, fParRan2.1, whole genome shotgun sequence:
- the sec24d gene encoding protein transport protein Sec24D isoform X1 produces the protein MSQQGYVAAPPYSQAQPGMGGYQGGFGAGPAQPLYGHYGGPPQAFNAPPTGMMKSPVSSAAGMPPPPVSTHYNPNAQQNGAHPQRFAAPPTVPYSQSQHPLYNNMASPGLPPAQQLTNQMSAMNLGNYAPGPMQSPPPPTSSVTQQPFQTSPPPVMGQPQMPPGPQSPHMSPQMSSPLSPPPTMTMAGPPMGGMGSPFPGPPPPGPGGFQPSGLGPAGPPGFPQQAGQFGGHMAGPQPGMPGAFPGAPAALAGPPQKKLDPDSIPSITQVIEDDKVKHGDEIYSTNIRGQVPPLVTTDFRVQDQGNASPRFMRCTTYSLPCTADLAKQCHVPLASIIKPFANLPANESPLYVVNHGESGPIRCNRCKAYMCPYMQFTDGGRRYQCGFCNCVNEVPAFYFQHLDHMGRRVDFYERPELSLGSYEFVATLDYCKNNKPPNPPAYIFMIDVSYNNIKSGLVRLICDELKTLLEKLPREEGAETPAIKVGFVTYNKILHFYNVKSALAQPQMMVVSDTAEMFVPLLDGFLVNYQDSKAVIHNLLNQIPDMFADSNESETVFAPVIQAGLEAFKAAECSGKLFIFHSSMPTAEAPGKLKNRDDKKLVNTEKEKTLFQPQKGVYEQLSKECVAQGCCVDLFLFPSQYVDLTTMADVPSHTGGSVYKYSNFQMETDGEHFLRDLRKDVQKSIGFDGIMRVRTSTGFRATDFFGAIHMNNTTDVEMAAVDCDKAVTVEFKHDDTLSEETGALVQCALLYTTISGHRRLRIHNLSLNCSSQLSELYKSCETDSLINFFAKSAYRAILNQPLKSVREILVNQTAHMLACYRKNCASPSAASQLILPDAMKVFPVYMNSLMKTAPLVGSTELSTDDRAHQRLSVMGMGVEDTQLLLYPRLIPLHNVDLNSDTPPLPLRCSEERLADSGMFLLENGHFMFLWLGQACPPDLIQSIFNLPSLAHLQGNMCALPELDNPLSRKVGSIVNGLLEKRPNSMKLHIVRQKDKPEMLFRQFLVEDKGLHGGASYMDFLCYVHREIRQLLT, from the exons ATGAGTCAACAGGGTTATGTTGCTGCACCTCCCTACTCCCAGGCTCAGCCAGGGATGGGGGGCTATCAAGGTGGATTTGGAGCTGGCCCTGCACAGCCCCTCTACGGGCACTATGGTGGGCCGCCTCAGGCATTCAATGCTCCACCAACAG GTATGATGAAATCACCTGTCTCCTCAGCTGCTGGCATGCCACCACCCCCAGTGTCCACTCATTATAATCCAAATGCGCAGCAGAACGGTGCTCATCCACAACG GTTTGCTGCCCCTCCAACTGTTCCTTATAGTCAGTCTCAGCACCCACTATACAACAACATGGCCTCACCTGGCCTGCCTCCAGCTCAACAGCTCACCAATCAGATGAGTGCTATGAACTTGGGTAACTATG CACCAGGTCCCATGCagagccctcctcctcctacaaGCTCTGTAACCCAGCAGCCTTTTCAGACATCTCCTCCTCCAGTAATGGGTCAGCCACAGATGCCACCAGGCCCACAGTCACCCCACATGTCCCCCCAGATGTCTTCacctctgtcacctccaccaacCATGACAATGGCAGGTCCACCAATGGGGGGCATGGGTAGTCCGTTTCCTGGGCCACCTCCTCCAGGCCCTGGAGGTTTCCAGCCATCTGGTCTTGGACCTGCTGGTCCACCAGGATTCCCACAGCAAGCAg GTCAGTTTGGGGGGCACATGGCTGGGCCCCAACCAGGCATGCCAGGGGCCTTCCCAGGAGCTCCAGCTGCACTGGCTGGCCCACCTCAGAAAAAACTGGATCCTGACTCCATCCCAAGCATA ACCCAGGTTATCGAAGATGACAAAGTGAAACATGGAGATGAGATCTACAGCACGAACATCAGAGGACAGGTTCCACCTCTGGTCACCACTGACTTCAGAGTACAGGATCAAG GCAATGCCAGCCCAAGGTTCATGCGCTGCACCACCTACTCCCTGCCCTGCACTGCTGATCTGGCCAAACAGTGCCATGTGCCCCTGGCTTCCATCATCAAACCCTTTGCCAATTTGCCAGCAAATGAG TCTCCTCTGTATGTGGTGAACCACGGTGAGTCAGGTCCGATCCGCTGCAATCGATGCAAAGCCTACATGTGTCCCTACATGCAGTTTACTGATGGCGGTCGTCGATACCAGTGTGGTTTCTGCAACTGTGTCAACGAAG tgCCAGCCTTCTATTTCCAACATCTTGACCACATGGGGCGGAGAGTGGACTTCTATGAGAGGCCTGAGCTGTCCCTGGGATCCTATGAGTTTGTAGCCACTCTGGACTACTGCAAG AACAACAAGCCTCCAAATCCTCCTGCCTACATCTTCATGATTGATGTATCCTATAACAACATCAAAAGTGGCCTGGTCAGACTGATATGTGATGAGCTGAAGACCCTGCTGGAGAAGTTGCCCAG AGAGGAAGGTGCAGAGACCCCTGCAATAAAGGTGGGCTTTGTTACCTACAACAAGATCCTCCACTTCTACAATGTGAAGAGTGCTTTGGCCCAGCCGCAGATGATGGTGGTGTCCGACACAGCCGAGATGTTTGTTCCACTGCTTGACGGCTTCCTTGTTAACTACCAGGACTCAAAGGCCGTCATCCACAA CCTCCTGAACCAGATccctgacatgtttgcagacaGCAATGAGAGTGAGACGGTCTTTGCCCCTGTCATCCAGGCCGGATTGGAGGCATTTAAG GCAGCAGAATGTAGCGGAAAGCTTTTCATCTTTCACTCGTCCATGCCTACTGCCGAGGCTCCCGGCAAACTGAAGAACAGAGATGACAAAAAGCTGGTGAACActgagaaagagaaa ACTCTGTTCCAGCCTCAGAAAGGAGTGTACGAGCAGTTGTCTAAGGAGTGTGTGGCACAGGGCTGCTGCGTGGACCTGTTCCTTTTCCCCAGCCAGTATGTGGACCTGACAACCATGGCTGATGTGCCTTCACACACCGGAGGGTCCGTTTACAAGTACAGCAACTTCCAG ATGGAAACCGACGGGGAACACTTCCTGAGAGACCTCAGAAAAGATGTTCAGAAGAGCATCGGATTCGATGGCATCATGCGTGTCCGTACCAGCACAG GCTTCAGAGCCACAGACTTCTTTGGTGCCATTCACATGAACAACACAACAGATGTAGAGATGGCGGCTGTGGATTGTGACAAGGCTGTGACAGTCGAGTTCAAGCATGACGACACACTCAGCGAGGAGACGGGGGCACTCGTCCAG TGTGCTTTGTTATACACCACCATCAGCGGGCATCGACGTCTCCGTATACACAACCTCAGTTTGAACTGCAGCTCACAGTTGTCAGAGCTGTACAAGAGCTGCGAGACCGACTCACTCATCAACTTCTTTGCCAAATCAG CTTACCGTGCCATATTGAACCAGCCTCTGAAGAGTGTGAGGGAGATACTGGTCAACCAGACAGCCCACATGCTGGCCTGCTACAGAAAGAACTGCGCCAGCCCGTCCGCTGCCAGCCAG TTGATCCTGCCAGATGCCATGAAAGTGTTCCCAGTCTACATGAACAGCCTGATGAAAACTGCTCCTTTGGTGGGTAGCACAGAGCTCTCCACAGACGACAGAGCCCACCAAAGGCTGTCAGTCATGGGCATGGGAGTGGAGGACACGCAGCTGCTGCTCTACCCGCGCCTCATCCCACTG CACAACGTTGACCTTAACAGTGATACACCACCTCTTCCGTTGCGCTGCTCTGAGGAGCGTCTTGCAGACTCGGGCATGTTCCTCCTGGAGAATGGCCACTTCATGTTCCTGTGGCTGGGCCAAGCGTGTCCACCAGACCTCATCCAGAGCATTTTCAACCTGCCCTCCCTTGCCCACCTGCAAGGAAACATG TGTGCGCTGCCAGAGCTCGATAACCCATTATCAAGGAAGGTTGGATCCATTGTCAATGGCCTTCTTGAAAAGAGGCCGAATTCTATGAAG CTCCACATTGTGAGGCAGAAAGACAAACCAGAGATGTTGTTCCGTCAGTTCCTGGTGGAAGATAAAGGTCTGCACGGCGGAGCTTCCTACATGGACTTCCTTTGCTACGTTCACCGAGAGATCAGGCAGCTGCTCACTTAA
- the sec24d gene encoding protein transport protein Sec24D isoform X2, whose product MSQQGYVAAPPYSQAQPGMGGYQGGFGAGPAQPLYGHYGGPPQAFNAPPTAAGMPPPPVSTHYNPNAQQNGAHPQRFAAPPTVPYSQSQHPLYNNMASPGLPPAQQLTNQMSAMNLGNYAPGPMQSPPPPTSSVTQQPFQTSPPPVMGQPQMPPGPQSPHMSPQMSSPLSPPPTMTMAGPPMGGMGSPFPGPPPPGPGGFQPSGLGPAGPPGFPQQAGQFGGHMAGPQPGMPGAFPGAPAALAGPPQKKLDPDSIPSITQVIEDDKVKHGDEIYSTNIRGQVPPLVTTDFRVQDQGNASPRFMRCTTYSLPCTADLAKQCHVPLASIIKPFANLPANESPLYVVNHGESGPIRCNRCKAYMCPYMQFTDGGRRYQCGFCNCVNEVPAFYFQHLDHMGRRVDFYERPELSLGSYEFVATLDYCKNNKPPNPPAYIFMIDVSYNNIKSGLVRLICDELKTLLEKLPREEGAETPAIKVGFVTYNKILHFYNVKSALAQPQMMVVSDTAEMFVPLLDGFLVNYQDSKAVIHNLLNQIPDMFADSNESETVFAPVIQAGLEAFKAAECSGKLFIFHSSMPTAEAPGKLKNRDDKKLVNTEKEKTLFQPQKGVYEQLSKECVAQGCCVDLFLFPSQYVDLTTMADVPSHTGGSVYKYSNFQMETDGEHFLRDLRKDVQKSIGFDGIMRVRTSTGFRATDFFGAIHMNNTTDVEMAAVDCDKAVTVEFKHDDTLSEETGALVQCALLYTTISGHRRLRIHNLSLNCSSQLSELYKSCETDSLINFFAKSAYRAILNQPLKSVREILVNQTAHMLACYRKNCASPSAASQLILPDAMKVFPVYMNSLMKTAPLVGSTELSTDDRAHQRLSVMGMGVEDTQLLLYPRLIPLHNVDLNSDTPPLPLRCSEERLADSGMFLLENGHFMFLWLGQACPPDLIQSIFNLPSLAHLQGNMCALPELDNPLSRKVGSIVNGLLEKRPNSMKLHIVRQKDKPEMLFRQFLVEDKGLHGGASYMDFLCYVHREIRQLLT is encoded by the exons ATGAGTCAACAGGGTTATGTTGCTGCACCTCCCTACTCCCAGGCTCAGCCAGGGATGGGGGGCTATCAAGGTGGATTTGGAGCTGGCCCTGCACAGCCCCTCTACGGGCACTATGGTGGGCCGCCTCAGGCATTCAATGCTCCACCAACAG CTGCTGGCATGCCACCACCCCCAGTGTCCACTCATTATAATCCAAATGCGCAGCAGAACGGTGCTCATCCACAACG GTTTGCTGCCCCTCCAACTGTTCCTTATAGTCAGTCTCAGCACCCACTATACAACAACATGGCCTCACCTGGCCTGCCTCCAGCTCAACAGCTCACCAATCAGATGAGTGCTATGAACTTGGGTAACTATG CACCAGGTCCCATGCagagccctcctcctcctacaaGCTCTGTAACCCAGCAGCCTTTTCAGACATCTCCTCCTCCAGTAATGGGTCAGCCACAGATGCCACCAGGCCCACAGTCACCCCACATGTCCCCCCAGATGTCTTCacctctgtcacctccaccaacCATGACAATGGCAGGTCCACCAATGGGGGGCATGGGTAGTCCGTTTCCTGGGCCACCTCCTCCAGGCCCTGGAGGTTTCCAGCCATCTGGTCTTGGACCTGCTGGTCCACCAGGATTCCCACAGCAAGCAg GTCAGTTTGGGGGGCACATGGCTGGGCCCCAACCAGGCATGCCAGGGGCCTTCCCAGGAGCTCCAGCTGCACTGGCTGGCCCACCTCAGAAAAAACTGGATCCTGACTCCATCCCAAGCATA ACCCAGGTTATCGAAGATGACAAAGTGAAACATGGAGATGAGATCTACAGCACGAACATCAGAGGACAGGTTCCACCTCTGGTCACCACTGACTTCAGAGTACAGGATCAAG GCAATGCCAGCCCAAGGTTCATGCGCTGCACCACCTACTCCCTGCCCTGCACTGCTGATCTGGCCAAACAGTGCCATGTGCCCCTGGCTTCCATCATCAAACCCTTTGCCAATTTGCCAGCAAATGAG TCTCCTCTGTATGTGGTGAACCACGGTGAGTCAGGTCCGATCCGCTGCAATCGATGCAAAGCCTACATGTGTCCCTACATGCAGTTTACTGATGGCGGTCGTCGATACCAGTGTGGTTTCTGCAACTGTGTCAACGAAG tgCCAGCCTTCTATTTCCAACATCTTGACCACATGGGGCGGAGAGTGGACTTCTATGAGAGGCCTGAGCTGTCCCTGGGATCCTATGAGTTTGTAGCCACTCTGGACTACTGCAAG AACAACAAGCCTCCAAATCCTCCTGCCTACATCTTCATGATTGATGTATCCTATAACAACATCAAAAGTGGCCTGGTCAGACTGATATGTGATGAGCTGAAGACCCTGCTGGAGAAGTTGCCCAG AGAGGAAGGTGCAGAGACCCCTGCAATAAAGGTGGGCTTTGTTACCTACAACAAGATCCTCCACTTCTACAATGTGAAGAGTGCTTTGGCCCAGCCGCAGATGATGGTGGTGTCCGACACAGCCGAGATGTTTGTTCCACTGCTTGACGGCTTCCTTGTTAACTACCAGGACTCAAAGGCCGTCATCCACAA CCTCCTGAACCAGATccctgacatgtttgcagacaGCAATGAGAGTGAGACGGTCTTTGCCCCTGTCATCCAGGCCGGATTGGAGGCATTTAAG GCAGCAGAATGTAGCGGAAAGCTTTTCATCTTTCACTCGTCCATGCCTACTGCCGAGGCTCCCGGCAAACTGAAGAACAGAGATGACAAAAAGCTGGTGAACActgagaaagagaaa ACTCTGTTCCAGCCTCAGAAAGGAGTGTACGAGCAGTTGTCTAAGGAGTGTGTGGCACAGGGCTGCTGCGTGGACCTGTTCCTTTTCCCCAGCCAGTATGTGGACCTGACAACCATGGCTGATGTGCCTTCACACACCGGAGGGTCCGTTTACAAGTACAGCAACTTCCAG ATGGAAACCGACGGGGAACACTTCCTGAGAGACCTCAGAAAAGATGTTCAGAAGAGCATCGGATTCGATGGCATCATGCGTGTCCGTACCAGCACAG GCTTCAGAGCCACAGACTTCTTTGGTGCCATTCACATGAACAACACAACAGATGTAGAGATGGCGGCTGTGGATTGTGACAAGGCTGTGACAGTCGAGTTCAAGCATGACGACACACTCAGCGAGGAGACGGGGGCACTCGTCCAG TGTGCTTTGTTATACACCACCATCAGCGGGCATCGACGTCTCCGTATACACAACCTCAGTTTGAACTGCAGCTCACAGTTGTCAGAGCTGTACAAGAGCTGCGAGACCGACTCACTCATCAACTTCTTTGCCAAATCAG CTTACCGTGCCATATTGAACCAGCCTCTGAAGAGTGTGAGGGAGATACTGGTCAACCAGACAGCCCACATGCTGGCCTGCTACAGAAAGAACTGCGCCAGCCCGTCCGCTGCCAGCCAG TTGATCCTGCCAGATGCCATGAAAGTGTTCCCAGTCTACATGAACAGCCTGATGAAAACTGCTCCTTTGGTGGGTAGCACAGAGCTCTCCACAGACGACAGAGCCCACCAAAGGCTGTCAGTCATGGGCATGGGAGTGGAGGACACGCAGCTGCTGCTCTACCCGCGCCTCATCCCACTG CACAACGTTGACCTTAACAGTGATACACCACCTCTTCCGTTGCGCTGCTCTGAGGAGCGTCTTGCAGACTCGGGCATGTTCCTCCTGGAGAATGGCCACTTCATGTTCCTGTGGCTGGGCCAAGCGTGTCCACCAGACCTCATCCAGAGCATTTTCAACCTGCCCTCCCTTGCCCACCTGCAAGGAAACATG TGTGCGCTGCCAGAGCTCGATAACCCATTATCAAGGAAGGTTGGATCCATTGTCAATGGCCTTCTTGAAAAGAGGCCGAATTCTATGAAG CTCCACATTGTGAGGCAGAAAGACAAACCAGAGATGTTGTTCCGTCAGTTCCTGGTGGAAGATAAAGGTCTGCACGGCGGAGCTTCCTACATGGACTTCCTTTGCTACGTTCACCGAGAGATCAGGCAGCTGCTCACTTAA